AAAAATTGAGTAGGCCAATCGCGAACCATCGGCCGCATCAATCACACCAGCCAGGCTGTAAAGCCCCGGGATAAATCCGGTTTTACCCTTGACGGCACCGCGCGCAGAGATGTTTTTACCGGTAAACCGATAGGCCAATCCGCCCTTGACTCCAGCTACCGGCAAGTAGCTTTCCAGTGGTGCAAGAGTTGGATGCCCGTTGGCAACGCTAACCATCAACTCAGTGATGAGCTTGGGCGTAACTCGGTTTGCCTGCGCCAAGCCCGAGCCATCTTTCATGATCAACTTCGATGAATCGATACCGAGGTCGGTGAGCATCTCTTTTACCATCGGTTCGATCGAGGAAAAGGCAGCCGGCAGCCCAGTGGCTTTTGCCGCGTGACGCGCGATGAATTCCGTTTCGGTGTTGTCTGAAACCACGGTTGCGTGATCCATCCAGGTGGTAATTGGTTGGCTCTCAATGGAAGTCAGCAGTACAGCGCCGGCAGGAGTCTTGCCCTCGACTATTTTGGCCTTTTTGGCCAGACCGCCAAGTGCGGTTTTGAACAGGTTGCCGGTTCGGCCAATCGGGTCGTTGCTTCGATAACCGCTGTAATCGGTTTTCGAAAGATCAGGACTAGCGCGGTCGGCATCGGTCTGAAGAGCAGTAATTTTTGAAATGTATCCGTTGGTGCGGTCCGAGGCCTTCCATGCTGGGTTGTAGCTTGGCCCCGAGAAGAAACTGCTGTCCAAAATTATCTTGCTGATCGGAACCTCGGCTGTCCAATTGCTATAGACCTTATTGGCCAGCGTGAACATTCGGGTGGCCCGTTCGTAGGTCGTAAACCCATCTTTGGTAACCTGACTCAACGTGTGGTCTCCCCCACCCTTGAGCACAATTGTGCCGGGCTCGCCGGGCACGGTAAACACTTTGGTGGTGGCCTTATAGTCCACCGGCAAATAGGTCAGTGCGGCCGAAACACTCAAAACCTTTAACACCGATGCCGACGGCGTTTGATAGGTTCCCCGCTCGTTGATCAAGACCTCGCCGGTTTCAACGTTCACAACGTATGCGTACAGCTTTGCTAGATCTGGGTTAGCCATCGCGGTATTTGCCGAACAGGGCTGAGAAGTTGCCGAAGCCGAAGGCGTTGGCGTTGCGGTGGGCGATGCACTAGGGCTTGGCGATGCCTCATCAACGGCCACCGCCGGCCCCGCCACGGCAGCCACAACTAGGGCCGCTGAGACAGCGACCCCTGCTATTGCTCTGCTGAACTTAACCATTTGATTCCAGTTTGCCCAACCACAAGCCTAAAGTTCGACTGCCTCGCCGTCCTCAGGCGCATGGCTCTTCCAGCCGAGTTGCGACCGAATTCGGTTGCTAAACACGTCAGCCGCGCCGGCCTCACCGTGGACCACCAGTACCTGACCAGGCTCCTCCGAGATTGTCTTGAGCCAATCGACCAATTCGTCTGCATCGGCGTGCACTGAGAACGAGCCCATCTGTTCGATCTGAGCTTTGACTGGAACAAAGACGCCGTGCATTTTGACCTCTTGCTCGCCATCTGCCAATCGACGGCCTCGAGTACCCATGGCCTGAAAACCAACCAGAATCACCGTGTGGAGCTGATTTGGAAGCATGTCTCTGAGGTGATGCACAACGCGCCCGCCGGTAGCCATGCCCGATGC
This portion of the Rhodoluna limnophila genome encodes:
- the dacB gene encoding D-alanyl-D-alanine carboxypeptidase/D-alanyl-D-alanine-endopeptidase, encoding MVKFSRAIAGVAVSAALVVAAVAGPAVAVDEASPSPSASPTATPTPSASATSQPCSANTAMANPDLAKLYAYVVNVETGEVLINERGTYQTPSASVLKVLSVSAALTYLPVDYKATTKVFTVPGEPGTIVLKGGGDHTLSQVTKDGFTTYERATRMFTLANKVYSNWTAEVPISKIILDSSFFSGPSYNPAWKASDRTNGYISKITALQTDADRASPDLSKTDYSGYRSNDPIGRTGNLFKTALGGLAKKAKIVEGKTPAGAVLLTSIESQPITTWMDHATVVSDNTETEFIARHAAKATGLPAAFSSIEPMVKEMLTDLGIDSSKLIMKDGSGLAQANRVTPKLITELMVSVANGHPTLAPLESYLPVAGVKGGLAYRFTGKNISARGAVKGKTGFIPGLYSLAGVIDAADGSRLAYSIFARTADGKYVNGATRGAIDTLATRFYTCGANLTE